Proteins found in one Triticum urartu cultivar G1812 chromosome 4, Tu2.1, whole genome shotgun sequence genomic segment:
- the LOC125551447 gene encoding probable LRR receptor-like serine/threonine-protein kinase At1g05700 isoform X2 produces the protein MPNGFISIDCGYTANQTYTDSRTGISYASDEGYIDAGLIHPVDKSNLQTDLADRYLNLCFFPSGERNCYTLRFLTPGGKYLVRAAFGYGDYDKLNKNPTFDLYFGVNYWTTVTIVSSSTAYVFEIIAVCPADFLQICLVNKGSGTPFISGLDLRSLTSDLYLEANVTQSLVLLSFFRDTVGFGPNRYHFGTNYQHIRFPDDPYDRMWQRYENVDGWTDVPNKSNGEIKNSTNDNYDAPSAVMRSASTPVNDSRMDLSWSSDSSMNVGVDPKFFLVLYFAELEAVQELRQFDVSVDKNPLASAFSPKFLLPTVLSGIVQGSNEHSVSLVATSNLALQPLISAMEIYMVRPVNESNSLDANAMMTIQDKFSVKKNWVGDPCAPISFAWNGLNCSYTTNSPPRITALWLFPFPCRNMSSSGLVGEIDASFGQLTLLQHLDLSHNSLSGSIPVFLGQVPALQFLDLSSNNLSGSIPWSLLEKTQRGLLTLRVDNNPGLCGNNTCNPIQKKRRNKTKLLQIVISVIVAVSLLVLAVFLFVIWDRRKKRPDLAHSTNTFENRRFTYKELKHITNNFNSVIGRGGFGLVYVGCLENGALVAVKMRSETSSQGNTEFLAEAQHLARVHHKNLVSLIGYCKDKKHLSLVYEYMDEGNLEDRLRGQESLNWLQRLKIALDSAHGLEYLHKSCSPPLIHRDVKTGNILLTTNLQAKLSDFGLTRAFSSEMVTHMTTRPAGTLGYLDPEYYATSHLSEKSDVYSFGVVLLVLITGQRAIITISDTERNNITIWARHGLSEGDIDSVIDPRIRGDCDINSVWKVAELALQCTQHTGRDRPTMTEVAEGISESLQLETSSRSMRCSSSGTGGSALADGEPVGALETELIGETSAR, from the exons ATGCCCAACG GTTTCATAAGCATCGACTGTGGATATACTGCAAACCAGACCTACACAGATAGCAGGACAGGCATATCATATGCAAGCGATGAGGGTTACATTGATGCAGGACTGATCCACCCTGTTGATAAAAGTAATCTGCAGACTGACCTTGCAGACCGATACCTTAACCTTTGCTTCTTTCCCAGTGGAGAGCGTAACTGCTACACGCTGCGGTTCCTTACACCGGGTGGCAAGTACCTTGTCAGGGCTGCATTTGGCTATGGTGACTATGATAAACTAAACAAAAATCCTACCTTTGATCTCTATTTTGGGGTCAATTACTGGACAACAGTGACCATTGTCAGTTCCAGTACAGCATATGTGTTTGAGATAATTGCCGTGTGCCCTGCCGACTTCCTACAAATTTGCTTGGTGAATAAAGGATCAGGAACTCCTTTCATCTCAGGGCTTGACTTGAGGTCACTGACATCAGATCTTTATCTGGAGGCCAATGTGACACAGTCTCTGGTTTTGCTCAGCTTTTTCCGTGATACAGTTGGTTTTGGGCCCAACCGCTATCACTTTGGGACAAACTATCAGCACATTAG GTTCCCAGATGACCCCTACGACCGTATGTGGCAGAGGTATGAAAACGTAGACGGCTGGACAGACGTACCCAACAAATCCAATGGGGAAATAAAAAACTCCACAAACGACAACTATGATGCACCATCTGCAGTGATGCGTAGTGCATCCACTCCAGTGAATGACTCAAGGATGGACTTATCGTGGAGTTCAGATTCTTCCATGAATGTTGGTGTTGACCCCAAGTTCTTTCTTGTACTCTACTTTGCTGAGTTGGAAGCAGTCCAAGAGTTAAGGCAATTTGATGTCTCTGTGGATAAGAACCCATTAGCTTCTGCATTCAGCCCAAAATTCTTGCTGCCTACTGTTCTCTCAGGGATTGTGCAAGGCTCAAACGAGCATAGCGTCTCCCTTGTGGCAACATCAAACTTGGCGCTTCAGCCTTTGATCAGCGCGATGGAGATATACATGGTGCGGCCAGTGAATGAATCTAACTCTTTAGATG CCAACGCTATGATGACCATCCAGGATAAGTTCTCTGTGAAAAAAAATTGGGTGGGTGATCCATGTGCCCCTATATCTTTTGCATGGAATGGCTTGAACTGTAGTTATACTACCAACAGTCCTCCAAGAATAACAGCCTT ATGGTTGTTTCCTTTCCCTTGCAGAAACATGTCATCCAGTGGATTGGTTGGTGAAATTGATGCTTCTTTTGGTCAGCTAACACTGCTCCAACACTT GGATCTATCTCACAACAGTCTGTCTGGATCAATACCTGTTTTTCTTGGTCAAGTGCCAGCACTTCAATTTCT GGACTTGTCGAGCAACAACCTCAGTGGATCAATTCCTTGGAGTCTGCTAGAAAAAACTCAGCGTGGGCTTTTGACTTTAAG GGTCGACAATAACCCAGGCCTTTGTGGAAATAATACATGCAATCCGATTCAGAAAAAGAGGAGGAACAAGACAAAACTACTTCAGATTGTTATTTCAGTAATTGTTGCAGTATCACTACTAGTTCTGGCTGTATTTTTGTTTGTCATTTGGGACAGAAGGAAGAAGAGGCCAG ATCTGGCTCATTCAACTAATACATTTGAGAACCGGAGATTCACTTACAAGGAACTTAAGCACATCACAAATAACTTCAATAGTGTAATTGGAAGGGGCGGGTTTGGCCTTGTCTATGTTGGTTGTTTGGAGAATGGTGCTTTGGTTGCTGTGAAGATGCGGTCAGAAACATCTTCACAAGGGAATACAGAGTTTTTGGCCGAG GCTCAGCACCTGGCCAGGGTTCACCACAAGAACTTGGTCTCCTTGATTGGCTATTGCAAGGACAAGAAACATTTAAGCCTTGTCTACGAGTACATGGATGAAGGAAACTTAGAGGACCGTCTCAGAG GTCAAGAATCCCTTAATTGGCTGCAGCGCCTTAAAATTGCATTGGACTCTGCTCACG GACTGGAGTACCTACACAAATCTTGCAGCCCGCCATTGATCCACAGAGATGTTAAGACCGGGAACATCCTTCTTACCACAAATCTCCAGGCCAAGTTATCAGATTTTGGGCTGACAAGGGCTTTCAGCAGTGAAATGGTAACACACATGACCACCCGACCTGCTGGTACCCTCGGATACCTGGACCCGGA GTACTACGCCACCTCTCATCTCAGCGAGAAGAGTGATGTGTACAGCTTCGGCGTGGTCCTCCTGGTGCTCATCACAGGCCAGCGAGCGATCATCACCATTAGCGACACAGAGAGGAATAATATCACTATTTGGGCGCGCCACGGGCTGTCTGAAGGTGACATTGACAGCGTGATCGACCCGAGGATAAGAGGGGACTGCGACATCAACTCCGTGTGGAAGGTAGCGGAGCTGGCACTCCAATGCACTCAGCACACGGGGCGGGACCGGCCAACGATGACGGAGGTCGCGGAGGGGATCAGCGAGAGCTTGCAGCTGGAGACCTCGTCGCGATCCATGAGGTGCAGCTCGAGTGGGACAGGCGGTTCAGCACTCGCTGACGGCGAGCCTGTTGGTGCGCTTGAGACGGAACTGATTGGAGAAACATCAGCGCGTTGA
- the LOC125551447 gene encoding probable LRR receptor-like serine/threonine-protein kinase At1g05700 isoform X1 encodes MLPRHGFISIDCGYTANQTYTDSRTGISYASDEGYIDAGLIHPVDKSNLQTDLADRYLNLCFFPSGERNCYTLRFLTPGGKYLVRAAFGYGDYDKLNKNPTFDLYFGVNYWTTVTIVSSSTAYVFEIIAVCPADFLQICLVNKGSGTPFISGLDLRSLTSDLYLEANVTQSLVLLSFFRDTVGFGPNRYHFGTNYQHIRFPDDPYDRMWQRYENVDGWTDVPNKSNGEIKNSTNDNYDAPSAVMRSASTPVNDSRMDLSWSSDSSMNVGVDPKFFLVLYFAELEAVQELRQFDVSVDKNPLASAFSPKFLLPTVLSGIVQGSNEHSVSLVATSNLALQPLISAMEIYMVRPVNESNSLDANAMMTIQDKFSVKKNWVGDPCAPISFAWNGLNCSYTTNSPPRITALWLFPFPCRNMSSSGLVGEIDASFGQLTLLQHLDLSHNSLSGSIPVFLGQVPALQFLDLSSNNLSGSIPWSLLEKTQRGLLTLRVDNNPGLCGNNTCNPIQKKRRNKTKLLQIVISVIVAVSLLVLAVFLFVIWDRRKKRPDLAHSTNTFENRRFTYKELKHITNNFNSVIGRGGFGLVYVGCLENGALVAVKMRSETSSQGNTEFLAEAQHLARVHHKNLVSLIGYCKDKKHLSLVYEYMDEGNLEDRLRGQESLNWLQRLKIALDSAHGLEYLHKSCSPPLIHRDVKTGNILLTTNLQAKLSDFGLTRAFSSEMVTHMTTRPAGTLGYLDPEYYATSHLSEKSDVYSFGVVLLVLITGQRAIITISDTERNNITIWARHGLSEGDIDSVIDPRIRGDCDINSVWKVAELALQCTQHTGRDRPTMTEVAEGISESLQLETSSRSMRCSSSGTGGSALADGEPVGALETELIGETSAR; translated from the exons ATGCTTCCTCGCCACG GTTTCATAAGCATCGACTGTGGATATACTGCAAACCAGACCTACACAGATAGCAGGACAGGCATATCATATGCAAGCGATGAGGGTTACATTGATGCAGGACTGATCCACCCTGTTGATAAAAGTAATCTGCAGACTGACCTTGCAGACCGATACCTTAACCTTTGCTTCTTTCCCAGTGGAGAGCGTAACTGCTACACGCTGCGGTTCCTTACACCGGGTGGCAAGTACCTTGTCAGGGCTGCATTTGGCTATGGTGACTATGATAAACTAAACAAAAATCCTACCTTTGATCTCTATTTTGGGGTCAATTACTGGACAACAGTGACCATTGTCAGTTCCAGTACAGCATATGTGTTTGAGATAATTGCCGTGTGCCCTGCCGACTTCCTACAAATTTGCTTGGTGAATAAAGGATCAGGAACTCCTTTCATCTCAGGGCTTGACTTGAGGTCACTGACATCAGATCTTTATCTGGAGGCCAATGTGACACAGTCTCTGGTTTTGCTCAGCTTTTTCCGTGATACAGTTGGTTTTGGGCCCAACCGCTATCACTTTGGGACAAACTATCAGCACATTAG GTTCCCAGATGACCCCTACGACCGTATGTGGCAGAGGTATGAAAACGTAGACGGCTGGACAGACGTACCCAACAAATCCAATGGGGAAATAAAAAACTCCACAAACGACAACTATGATGCACCATCTGCAGTGATGCGTAGTGCATCCACTCCAGTGAATGACTCAAGGATGGACTTATCGTGGAGTTCAGATTCTTCCATGAATGTTGGTGTTGACCCCAAGTTCTTTCTTGTACTCTACTTTGCTGAGTTGGAAGCAGTCCAAGAGTTAAGGCAATTTGATGTCTCTGTGGATAAGAACCCATTAGCTTCTGCATTCAGCCCAAAATTCTTGCTGCCTACTGTTCTCTCAGGGATTGTGCAAGGCTCAAACGAGCATAGCGTCTCCCTTGTGGCAACATCAAACTTGGCGCTTCAGCCTTTGATCAGCGCGATGGAGATATACATGGTGCGGCCAGTGAATGAATCTAACTCTTTAGATG CCAACGCTATGATGACCATCCAGGATAAGTTCTCTGTGAAAAAAAATTGGGTGGGTGATCCATGTGCCCCTATATCTTTTGCATGGAATGGCTTGAACTGTAGTTATACTACCAACAGTCCTCCAAGAATAACAGCCTT ATGGTTGTTTCCTTTCCCTTGCAGAAACATGTCATCCAGTGGATTGGTTGGTGAAATTGATGCTTCTTTTGGTCAGCTAACACTGCTCCAACACTT GGATCTATCTCACAACAGTCTGTCTGGATCAATACCTGTTTTTCTTGGTCAAGTGCCAGCACTTCAATTTCT GGACTTGTCGAGCAACAACCTCAGTGGATCAATTCCTTGGAGTCTGCTAGAAAAAACTCAGCGTGGGCTTTTGACTTTAAG GGTCGACAATAACCCAGGCCTTTGTGGAAATAATACATGCAATCCGATTCAGAAAAAGAGGAGGAACAAGACAAAACTACTTCAGATTGTTATTTCAGTAATTGTTGCAGTATCACTACTAGTTCTGGCTGTATTTTTGTTTGTCATTTGGGACAGAAGGAAGAAGAGGCCAG ATCTGGCTCATTCAACTAATACATTTGAGAACCGGAGATTCACTTACAAGGAACTTAAGCACATCACAAATAACTTCAATAGTGTAATTGGAAGGGGCGGGTTTGGCCTTGTCTATGTTGGTTGTTTGGAGAATGGTGCTTTGGTTGCTGTGAAGATGCGGTCAGAAACATCTTCACAAGGGAATACAGAGTTTTTGGCCGAG GCTCAGCACCTGGCCAGGGTTCACCACAAGAACTTGGTCTCCTTGATTGGCTATTGCAAGGACAAGAAACATTTAAGCCTTGTCTACGAGTACATGGATGAAGGAAACTTAGAGGACCGTCTCAGAG GTCAAGAATCCCTTAATTGGCTGCAGCGCCTTAAAATTGCATTGGACTCTGCTCACG GACTGGAGTACCTACACAAATCTTGCAGCCCGCCATTGATCCACAGAGATGTTAAGACCGGGAACATCCTTCTTACCACAAATCTCCAGGCCAAGTTATCAGATTTTGGGCTGACAAGGGCTTTCAGCAGTGAAATGGTAACACACATGACCACCCGACCTGCTGGTACCCTCGGATACCTGGACCCGGA GTACTACGCCACCTCTCATCTCAGCGAGAAGAGTGATGTGTACAGCTTCGGCGTGGTCCTCCTGGTGCTCATCACAGGCCAGCGAGCGATCATCACCATTAGCGACACAGAGAGGAATAATATCACTATTTGGGCGCGCCACGGGCTGTCTGAAGGTGACATTGACAGCGTGATCGACCCGAGGATAAGAGGGGACTGCGACATCAACTCCGTGTGGAAGGTAGCGGAGCTGGCACTCCAATGCACTCAGCACACGGGGCGGGACCGGCCAACGATGACGGAGGTCGCGGAGGGGATCAGCGAGAGCTTGCAGCTGGAGACCTCGTCGCGATCCATGAGGTGCAGCTCGAGTGGGACAGGCGGTTCAGCACTCGCTGACGGCGAGCCTGTTGGTGCGCTTGAGACGGAACTGATTGGAGAAACATCAGCGCGTTGA
- the LOC125551447 gene encoding probable LRR receptor-like serine/threonine-protein kinase At1g05700 isoform X3, which translates to MLPRHGFISIDCGYTANQTYTDSRTGISYASDEGYIDAGLIHPVDKSNLQTDLADRYLNLCFFPSGERNCYTLRFLTPGGKYLVRAAFGYGDYDKLNKNPTFDLYFGVNYWTTVTIVSSSTAYVFEIIAVCPADFLQICLVNKGSGTPFISGLDLRSLTSDLYLEANVTQSLVLLSFFRDTVGFGPNRYHFGTNYQHIRFPDDPYDRMWQRYENVDGWTDVPNKSNGEIKNSTNDNYDAPSAVMRSASTPVNDSRMDLSWSSDSSMNVGVDPKFFLVLYFAELEAVQELRQFDVSVDKNPLASAFSPKFLLPTVLSGIVQGSNEHSVSLVATSNLALQPLISAMEIYMVRPVNESNSLDANAMMTIQDKFSVKKNWVGDPCAPISFAWNGLNCSYTTNSPPRITALNMSSSGLVGEIDASFGQLTLLQHLDLSHNSLSGSIPVFLGQVPALQFLDLSSNNLSGSIPWSLLEKTQRGLLTLRVDNNPGLCGNNTCNPIQKKRRNKTKLLQIVISVIVAVSLLVLAVFLFVIWDRRKKRPDLAHSTNTFENRRFTYKELKHITNNFNSVIGRGGFGLVYVGCLENGALVAVKMRSETSSQGNTEFLAEAQHLARVHHKNLVSLIGYCKDKKHLSLVYEYMDEGNLEDRLRGQESLNWLQRLKIALDSAHGLEYLHKSCSPPLIHRDVKTGNILLTTNLQAKLSDFGLTRAFSSEMVTHMTTRPAGTLGYLDPEYYATSHLSEKSDVYSFGVVLLVLITGQRAIITISDTERNNITIWARHGLSEGDIDSVIDPRIRGDCDINSVWKVAELALQCTQHTGRDRPTMTEVAEGISESLQLETSSRSMRCSSSGTGGSALADGEPVGALETELIGETSAR; encoded by the exons ATGCTTCCTCGCCACG GTTTCATAAGCATCGACTGTGGATATACTGCAAACCAGACCTACACAGATAGCAGGACAGGCATATCATATGCAAGCGATGAGGGTTACATTGATGCAGGACTGATCCACCCTGTTGATAAAAGTAATCTGCAGACTGACCTTGCAGACCGATACCTTAACCTTTGCTTCTTTCCCAGTGGAGAGCGTAACTGCTACACGCTGCGGTTCCTTACACCGGGTGGCAAGTACCTTGTCAGGGCTGCATTTGGCTATGGTGACTATGATAAACTAAACAAAAATCCTACCTTTGATCTCTATTTTGGGGTCAATTACTGGACAACAGTGACCATTGTCAGTTCCAGTACAGCATATGTGTTTGAGATAATTGCCGTGTGCCCTGCCGACTTCCTACAAATTTGCTTGGTGAATAAAGGATCAGGAACTCCTTTCATCTCAGGGCTTGACTTGAGGTCACTGACATCAGATCTTTATCTGGAGGCCAATGTGACACAGTCTCTGGTTTTGCTCAGCTTTTTCCGTGATACAGTTGGTTTTGGGCCCAACCGCTATCACTTTGGGACAAACTATCAGCACATTAG GTTCCCAGATGACCCCTACGACCGTATGTGGCAGAGGTATGAAAACGTAGACGGCTGGACAGACGTACCCAACAAATCCAATGGGGAAATAAAAAACTCCACAAACGACAACTATGATGCACCATCTGCAGTGATGCGTAGTGCATCCACTCCAGTGAATGACTCAAGGATGGACTTATCGTGGAGTTCAGATTCTTCCATGAATGTTGGTGTTGACCCCAAGTTCTTTCTTGTACTCTACTTTGCTGAGTTGGAAGCAGTCCAAGAGTTAAGGCAATTTGATGTCTCTGTGGATAAGAACCCATTAGCTTCTGCATTCAGCCCAAAATTCTTGCTGCCTACTGTTCTCTCAGGGATTGTGCAAGGCTCAAACGAGCATAGCGTCTCCCTTGTGGCAACATCAAACTTGGCGCTTCAGCCTTTGATCAGCGCGATGGAGATATACATGGTGCGGCCAGTGAATGAATCTAACTCTTTAGATG CCAACGCTATGATGACCATCCAGGATAAGTTCTCTGTGAAAAAAAATTGGGTGGGTGATCCATGTGCCCCTATATCTTTTGCATGGAATGGCTTGAACTGTAGTTATACTACCAACAGTCCTCCAAGAATAACAGCCTT AAACATGTCATCCAGTGGATTGGTTGGTGAAATTGATGCTTCTTTTGGTCAGCTAACACTGCTCCAACACTT GGATCTATCTCACAACAGTCTGTCTGGATCAATACCTGTTTTTCTTGGTCAAGTGCCAGCACTTCAATTTCT GGACTTGTCGAGCAACAACCTCAGTGGATCAATTCCTTGGAGTCTGCTAGAAAAAACTCAGCGTGGGCTTTTGACTTTAAG GGTCGACAATAACCCAGGCCTTTGTGGAAATAATACATGCAATCCGATTCAGAAAAAGAGGAGGAACAAGACAAAACTACTTCAGATTGTTATTTCAGTAATTGTTGCAGTATCACTACTAGTTCTGGCTGTATTTTTGTTTGTCATTTGGGACAGAAGGAAGAAGAGGCCAG ATCTGGCTCATTCAACTAATACATTTGAGAACCGGAGATTCACTTACAAGGAACTTAAGCACATCACAAATAACTTCAATAGTGTAATTGGAAGGGGCGGGTTTGGCCTTGTCTATGTTGGTTGTTTGGAGAATGGTGCTTTGGTTGCTGTGAAGATGCGGTCAGAAACATCTTCACAAGGGAATACAGAGTTTTTGGCCGAG GCTCAGCACCTGGCCAGGGTTCACCACAAGAACTTGGTCTCCTTGATTGGCTATTGCAAGGACAAGAAACATTTAAGCCTTGTCTACGAGTACATGGATGAAGGAAACTTAGAGGACCGTCTCAGAG GTCAAGAATCCCTTAATTGGCTGCAGCGCCTTAAAATTGCATTGGACTCTGCTCACG GACTGGAGTACCTACACAAATCTTGCAGCCCGCCATTGATCCACAGAGATGTTAAGACCGGGAACATCCTTCTTACCACAAATCTCCAGGCCAAGTTATCAGATTTTGGGCTGACAAGGGCTTTCAGCAGTGAAATGGTAACACACATGACCACCCGACCTGCTGGTACCCTCGGATACCTGGACCCGGA GTACTACGCCACCTCTCATCTCAGCGAGAAGAGTGATGTGTACAGCTTCGGCGTGGTCCTCCTGGTGCTCATCACAGGCCAGCGAGCGATCATCACCATTAGCGACACAGAGAGGAATAATATCACTATTTGGGCGCGCCACGGGCTGTCTGAAGGTGACATTGACAGCGTGATCGACCCGAGGATAAGAGGGGACTGCGACATCAACTCCGTGTGGAAGGTAGCGGAGCTGGCACTCCAATGCACTCAGCACACGGGGCGGGACCGGCCAACGATGACGGAGGTCGCGGAGGGGATCAGCGAGAGCTTGCAGCTGGAGACCTCGTCGCGATCCATGAGGTGCAGCTCGAGTGGGACAGGCGGTTCAGCACTCGCTGACGGCGAGCCTGTTGGTGCGCTTGAGACGGAACTGATTGGAGAAACATCAGCGCGTTGA
- the LOC125551447 gene encoding probable LRR receptor-like serine/threonine-protein kinase At1g05700 isoform X4: MLPRHGFISIDCGYTANQTYTDSRTGISYASDEGYIDAGLIHPVDKSNLQTDLADRYLNLCFFPSGERNCYTLRFLTPGGKYLVRAAFGYGDYDKLNKNPTFDLYFGVNYWTTVTIVSSSTAYVFEIIAVCPADFLQICLVNKGSGTPFISGLDLRSLTSDLYLEANVTQSLVLLSFFRDTVGFGPNRYHFGTNYQHIRFPDDPYDRMWQRYENVDGWTDVPNKSNGEIKNSTNDNYDAPSAVMRSASTPVNDSRMDLSWSSDSSMNVGVDPKFFLVLYFAELEAVQELRQFDVSVDKNPLASAFSPKFLLPTVLSGIVQGSNEHSVSLVATSNLALQPLISAMEIYMVRPVNESNSLDANAMMTIQDKFSVKKNWVGDPCAPISFAWNGLNCSYTTNSPPRITALDLSHNSLSGSIPVFLGQVPALQFLDLSSNNLSGSIPWSLLEKTQRGLLTLRVDNNPGLCGNNTCNPIQKKRRNKTKLLQIVISVIVAVSLLVLAVFLFVIWDRRKKRPDLAHSTNTFENRRFTYKELKHITNNFNSVIGRGGFGLVYVGCLENGALVAVKMRSETSSQGNTEFLAEAQHLARVHHKNLVSLIGYCKDKKHLSLVYEYMDEGNLEDRLRGQESLNWLQRLKIALDSAHGLEYLHKSCSPPLIHRDVKTGNILLTTNLQAKLSDFGLTRAFSSEMVTHMTTRPAGTLGYLDPEYYATSHLSEKSDVYSFGVVLLVLITGQRAIITISDTERNNITIWARHGLSEGDIDSVIDPRIRGDCDINSVWKVAELALQCTQHTGRDRPTMTEVAEGISESLQLETSSRSMRCSSSGTGGSALADGEPVGALETELIGETSAR; the protein is encoded by the exons ATGCTTCCTCGCCACG GTTTCATAAGCATCGACTGTGGATATACTGCAAACCAGACCTACACAGATAGCAGGACAGGCATATCATATGCAAGCGATGAGGGTTACATTGATGCAGGACTGATCCACCCTGTTGATAAAAGTAATCTGCAGACTGACCTTGCAGACCGATACCTTAACCTTTGCTTCTTTCCCAGTGGAGAGCGTAACTGCTACACGCTGCGGTTCCTTACACCGGGTGGCAAGTACCTTGTCAGGGCTGCATTTGGCTATGGTGACTATGATAAACTAAACAAAAATCCTACCTTTGATCTCTATTTTGGGGTCAATTACTGGACAACAGTGACCATTGTCAGTTCCAGTACAGCATATGTGTTTGAGATAATTGCCGTGTGCCCTGCCGACTTCCTACAAATTTGCTTGGTGAATAAAGGATCAGGAACTCCTTTCATCTCAGGGCTTGACTTGAGGTCACTGACATCAGATCTTTATCTGGAGGCCAATGTGACACAGTCTCTGGTTTTGCTCAGCTTTTTCCGTGATACAGTTGGTTTTGGGCCCAACCGCTATCACTTTGGGACAAACTATCAGCACATTAG GTTCCCAGATGACCCCTACGACCGTATGTGGCAGAGGTATGAAAACGTAGACGGCTGGACAGACGTACCCAACAAATCCAATGGGGAAATAAAAAACTCCACAAACGACAACTATGATGCACCATCTGCAGTGATGCGTAGTGCATCCACTCCAGTGAATGACTCAAGGATGGACTTATCGTGGAGTTCAGATTCTTCCATGAATGTTGGTGTTGACCCCAAGTTCTTTCTTGTACTCTACTTTGCTGAGTTGGAAGCAGTCCAAGAGTTAAGGCAATTTGATGTCTCTGTGGATAAGAACCCATTAGCTTCTGCATTCAGCCCAAAATTCTTGCTGCCTACTGTTCTCTCAGGGATTGTGCAAGGCTCAAACGAGCATAGCGTCTCCCTTGTGGCAACATCAAACTTGGCGCTTCAGCCTTTGATCAGCGCGATGGAGATATACATGGTGCGGCCAGTGAATGAATCTAACTCTTTAGATG CCAACGCTATGATGACCATCCAGGATAAGTTCTCTGTGAAAAAAAATTGGGTGGGTGATCCATGTGCCCCTATATCTTTTGCATGGAATGGCTTGAACTGTAGTTATACTACCAACAGTCCTCCAAGAATAACAGCCTT GGATCTATCTCACAACAGTCTGTCTGGATCAATACCTGTTTTTCTTGGTCAAGTGCCAGCACTTCAATTTCT GGACTTGTCGAGCAACAACCTCAGTGGATCAATTCCTTGGAGTCTGCTAGAAAAAACTCAGCGTGGGCTTTTGACTTTAAG GGTCGACAATAACCCAGGCCTTTGTGGAAATAATACATGCAATCCGATTCAGAAAAAGAGGAGGAACAAGACAAAACTACTTCAGATTGTTATTTCAGTAATTGTTGCAGTATCACTACTAGTTCTGGCTGTATTTTTGTTTGTCATTTGGGACAGAAGGAAGAAGAGGCCAG ATCTGGCTCATTCAACTAATACATTTGAGAACCGGAGATTCACTTACAAGGAACTTAAGCACATCACAAATAACTTCAATAGTGTAATTGGAAGGGGCGGGTTTGGCCTTGTCTATGTTGGTTGTTTGGAGAATGGTGCTTTGGTTGCTGTGAAGATGCGGTCAGAAACATCTTCACAAGGGAATACAGAGTTTTTGGCCGAG GCTCAGCACCTGGCCAGGGTTCACCACAAGAACTTGGTCTCCTTGATTGGCTATTGCAAGGACAAGAAACATTTAAGCCTTGTCTACGAGTACATGGATGAAGGAAACTTAGAGGACCGTCTCAGAG GTCAAGAATCCCTTAATTGGCTGCAGCGCCTTAAAATTGCATTGGACTCTGCTCACG GACTGGAGTACCTACACAAATCTTGCAGCCCGCCATTGATCCACAGAGATGTTAAGACCGGGAACATCCTTCTTACCACAAATCTCCAGGCCAAGTTATCAGATTTTGGGCTGACAAGGGCTTTCAGCAGTGAAATGGTAACACACATGACCACCCGACCTGCTGGTACCCTCGGATACCTGGACCCGGA GTACTACGCCACCTCTCATCTCAGCGAGAAGAGTGATGTGTACAGCTTCGGCGTGGTCCTCCTGGTGCTCATCACAGGCCAGCGAGCGATCATCACCATTAGCGACACAGAGAGGAATAATATCACTATTTGGGCGCGCCACGGGCTGTCTGAAGGTGACATTGACAGCGTGATCGACCCGAGGATAAGAGGGGACTGCGACATCAACTCCGTGTGGAAGGTAGCGGAGCTGGCACTCCAATGCACTCAGCACACGGGGCGGGACCGGCCAACGATGACGGAGGTCGCGGAGGGGATCAGCGAGAGCTTGCAGCTGGAGACCTCGTCGCGATCCATGAGGTGCAGCTCGAGTGGGACAGGCGGTTCAGCACTCGCTGACGGCGAGCCTGTTGGTGCGCTTGAGACGGAACTGATTGGAGAAACATCAGCGCGTTGA